The following are encoded together in the Pleurocapsa sp. FMAR1 genome:
- a CDS encoding glycosyltransferase family 4 protein, with the protein MSLTIINAGQNYHIRGGAERYQFALAQLLHHHGHQVIPFAAEHAKNEITPWSKYFPKRVDFEQPTPKDLLEFVYSRSAALSMESLLYDRQIDLAHLHIYYGQLTASILSPLKKADVPIVQTLHEYKIVCPVYTLLSDGNVCQACNGHAFWQATLKRCNKGSLSRSILSTVESYVSKMLGSVNKIDHFIAVSYFQREKLIELGLRADKVTTVHNFIDASDYQPSTALGEYFLYFGRLEQSKGIFTLIEAASSIKDTPLLIVGDGTVRPKLEKLIQERELNHIILLGFKHMQELQKLIRHSICTITPSQWYETFGLTLIESFAHGRPVIASEIGGMTEIVTDGIDGHLVHPGNAEQLRERMLWMAEHLTQAREMGLAGRRKVETHFNPESHYQKLISVYQKVL; encoded by the coding sequence GTGAGTCTTACAATCATTAATGCTGGTCAAAATTACCATATTAGAGGTGGAGCGGAGCGATATCAATTTGCTCTTGCTCAGTTGTTACATCACCATGGTCACCAAGTAATTCCTTTTGCTGCAGAACACGCTAAAAACGAAATTACTCCTTGGTCTAAATATTTTCCTAAAAGGGTAGATTTTGAGCAACCAACTCCAAAAGATTTACTTGAATTCGTATATTCAAGATCTGCCGCGCTATCTATGGAAAGTTTATTATACGACCGTCAAATCGATCTAGCACATCTACATATTTACTATGGTCAACTTACTGCTTCGATTTTGTCGCCACTCAAAAAAGCTGATGTTCCTATAGTGCAAACCTTGCATGAGTACAAGATAGTTTGTCCTGTTTATACACTTCTCTCTGATGGTAACGTATGCCAAGCTTGTAATGGCCACGCTTTCTGGCAAGCAACCTTAAAAAGATGTAATAAAGGTTCTTTATCAAGATCGATTTTAAGTACCGTAGAGTCTTATGTTTCTAAAATGTTGGGCTCAGTCAACAAAATAGATCATTTTATAGCAGTTAGTTATTTTCAAAGAGAAAAATTAATTGAATTAGGTCTTCGGGCCGATAAAGTAACTACAGTACATAATTTTATTGATGCATCAGATTACCAACCAAGTACAGCACTAGGAGAATACTTTCTTTACTTTGGAAGATTAGAGCAATCTAAAGGAATTTTTACGCTAATTGAAGCTGCATCGTCAATTAAAGATACTCCTTTATTGATTGTAGGCGATGGCACCGTTCGTCCAAAGCTAGAGAAACTCATTCAAGAAAGAGAGCTGAATCATATAATTTTGTTAGGATTTAAGCACATGCAAGAGTTACAGAAACTTATTCGCCATAGTATTTGTACGATAACCCCATCGCAATGGTACGAAACTTTTGGTTTAACTTTGATTGAATCTTTTGCCCATGGAAGACCAGTAATTGCCAGCGAAATCGGTGGAATGACTGAGATAGTAACTGACGGCATTGATGGTCATCTCGTACATCCAGGGAATGCCGAACAATTACGAGAACGAATGCTGTGGATGGCTGAACATTTGACTCAGGCGAGGGAAATGGGTTTAGCTGGTAGACGCAAGGTAGAAACACATTTTAATCCAGAAAGTCATTATCAAAAATTGATAAGTGTTTACCAGAAGGTTTTATAA
- a CDS encoding glycosyltransferase family 2 protein, producing the protein MKDKLLASIIINNFNYQSFLEQAINSVLNQTYLHTEVIVVDDGSTDNSQQIIASYGDRITLFKENGGQAVAFDKVFF; encoded by the coding sequence ATGAAAGATAAGCTACTCGCAAGCATAATTATCAACAATTTCAATTATCAATCTTTTTTAGAACAAGCTATTAATAGCGTTCTAAACCAGACTTATCTCCATACGGAGGTGATTGTAGTAGACGATGGTTCTACTGATAACTCACAACAAATTATTGCTAGCTATGGCGATCGCATTACTCTCTTTAAAGAAAATGGTGGGCAAGCCGTCGCTTTTGATAAGGTTTTTTTCTAG
- a CDS encoding SDR family oxidoreductase, which translates to MTKSTTPTILITGTTGNIGRELTKQLLAQKVPFRAMVRSTKKLEAFSEMEGVELVVGDFNDATTVADALKGIERAFLLTNSSEQAETQQSTFVEEASRAGVKQIVKLSQWAADTNSPVRFLRYHAVVENKIKESGIAYTFLRPNLFMQGLLAFRSTIVDQNKFFAAVGDAKISIVDVRDIAAVAAAALTEDGHAGKIYNITGPEALSHQEMAEKLSAALNHKIQFVDISPESMREALISVGFPNWQADGLIEDYAHYHRGEASIITADIKDATGKPPHSFEEFARDYAPKFS; encoded by the coding sequence ATGACAAAATCTACAACACCAACAATTTTAATCACTGGCACAACTGGCAACATCGGGCGAGAGTTGACCAAACAACTACTCGCCCAAAAAGTTCCTTTTCGCGCCATGGTTCGCTCGACCAAGAAATTGGAGGCATTTTCTGAGATGGAAGGCGTAGAACTAGTTGTCGGTGATTTCAATGATGCAACCACCGTTGCTGATGCCTTGAAGGGTATTGAGCGGGCATTCCTTTTGACCAATTCTTCTGAACAAGCGGAAACTCAGCAGTCAACATTTGTCGAGGAAGCGAGTCGCGCTGGAGTTAAACAAATCGTCAAGCTATCGCAATGGGCGGCTGACACTAATTCACCCGTGCGATTTCTGCGCTATCACGCGGTGGTTGAAAATAAAATCAAAGAATCTGGAATTGCCTATACTTTTCTGCGTCCAAATTTATTTATGCAAGGTTTACTCGCTTTTCGGTCAACGATTGTCGATCAAAATAAGTTCTTTGCTGCCGTCGGTGATGCCAAGATCAGTATTGTAGATGTACGGGACATTGCAGCAGTCGCAGCAGCAGCATTGACTGAAGACGGACACGCTGGAAAAATTTATAATATTACTGGACCCGAAGCACTGTCGCATCAGGAGATGGCTGAAAAACTCTCTGCGGCTCTTAACCACAAAATACAGTTTGTGGATATTTCGCCTGAGTCAATGCGAGAAGCACTAATTAGTGTTGGATTTCCGAACTGGCAAGCCGATGGCTTAATTGAAGACTATGCACACTATCATCGCGGGGAGGCTTCAATCATTACAGCAGATATTAAAGATGCTACAGGTAAACCACCACATTCATTTGAAGAGTTTGCACGGGATTATGCTCCTAAATTTTCCTAA
- a CDS encoding sulfotransferase domain-containing protein, producing MSYLQEHQYLIIGGTTKAATTSLFNYLAVHPKICAATRKETRFFIDNNCLFPSPEIDWSQGLEKYNTFFKSQLDSEHIRLEASPDYLYSLGTPQRIKTSLPNTKVIFILREPISRLISWYRYAKQRAFIPKEMTFEEYVEKQFEQENSNLEEQSSIEPTEFIPQTHLFSKLKQGCYSNYLQPYLEIFGHDNVHIGFYEELCLSPRSVSKKICDFAGIDSAFYDEYKFEIFNQTKTMKNPKLHGAYERFRTNIRGYTYNLPIHVFLRQIRRQFDTLYYGLNTVSTDETVKIPAAIQKKLEKYYYQEKIILADLLARPIPW from the coding sequence ATGTCCTATTTGCAAGAACATCAATATCTAATTATTGGCGGTACTACTAAAGCTGCAACAACATCTTTATTTAATTACCTAGCTGTTCATCCGAAAATCTGTGCTGCTACTAGAAAAGAAACTCGTTTTTTTATCGATAACAATTGCTTATTTCCATCACCTGAGATTGACTGGTCACAAGGTTTGGAGAAATACAATACATTTTTTAAGAGTCAATTAGATTCAGAACATATAAGACTAGAGGCTTCACCTGATTATCTCTATTCGTTGGGTACTCCTCAAAGAATTAAGACATCATTACCCAATACCAAAGTTATTTTTATTCTCCGTGAACCAATCTCTCGACTAATTTCTTGGTATAGATATGCTAAACAAAGAGCATTCATTCCCAAAGAAATGACATTTGAGGAATATGTAGAAAAACAGTTTGAACAAGAAAATTCTAATTTAGAAGAACAATCTAGTATAGAGCCAACAGAATTTATTCCACAAACTCACCTTTTCAGTAAGCTCAAACAAGGGTGTTATTCAAATTACTTACAGCCATATCTTGAAATATTTGGTCATGATAATGTCCATATTGGTTTTTATGAAGAATTATGCCTATCTCCTCGTTCTGTGAGCAAAAAAATTTGTGATTTTGCTGGCATTGATTCTGCTTTTTACGATGAATACAAATTTGAAATATTTAATCAGACTAAAACTATGAAAAATCCGAAACTACACGGTGCTTATGAACGCTTTCGTACCAACATTCGAGGATACACGTATAACCTACCCATTCATGTGTTCTTGCGCCAAATAAGACGCCAGTTTGACACACTTTATTATGGACTCAATACAGTTTCTACAGATGAAACAGTTAAAATTCCAGCAGCAATTCAAAAGAAACTCGAGAAATATTATTACCAAGAAAAGATAATTTTAGCAGATCTATTGGCTCGTCCTATTCCCTGGTAA
- a CDS encoding sulfotransferase family protein — translation MVAQLDSLYIKTKPTKALSRLIGYGLFEGRPLTTKGQWINPLIFKLFAIAQGLPQLKKVKKPIFIIGTGRSGTTILGIVLSMHKEVGFLNEPKALWHTIYPEEDLIGSYSQGKADYRLEAENATDSIKRTAHRLFGAYLTAVASSRLVDKYPELIFRVPFVRQIFPDAKFIFLARNGWDTCQSIDGWSKRLGTNVQNDTHDWWGLNNRKWHLLIEQIAATNSVFKHNLKIIEGYSNHTHMAAVEWILTMQEGLKLVEQFPEVVYLLKYEELVAQPENSLRQLLDFCELPFDEKMVYYAKKTLNSRQNNRIFSLSPELAPLFEQTMTALGYS, via the coding sequence ATGGTTGCTCAACTTGATAGTCTATATATAAAAACAAAACCTACTAAAGCTTTATCTCGTCTGATTGGCTATGGTCTTTTTGAAGGTAGACCTTTAACTACAAAGGGACAATGGATCAACCCCTTAATCTTTAAATTATTTGCGATCGCCCAAGGTTTACCACAGCTTAAAAAAGTCAAAAAACCGATTTTTATTATTGGTACAGGACGAAGCGGAACTACTATTTTGGGAATAGTTTTATCTATGCACAAAGAAGTAGGTTTTCTTAATGAACCAAAAGCACTTTGGCATACAATTTATCCAGAAGAAGACCTGATCGGTAGCTACAGTCAAGGAAAAGCTGACTATCGTTTAGAAGCAGAAAATGCCACAGACTCAATTAAACGTACAGCCCATCGACTGTTTGGTGCTTATTTAACAGCAGTTGCTTCCTCTAGATTGGTAGATAAATATCCAGAACTAATTTTTCGAGTTCCTTTTGTAAGACAAATTTTTCCCGATGCCAAATTTATCTTTTTAGCTCGTAACGGTTGGGATACCTGTCAATCGATTGATGGATGGTCAAAACGCCTTGGTACTAATGTCCAAAACGACACCCATGATTGGTGGGGTTTAAATAATCGCAAATGGCATTTGTTGATAGAACAAATAGCTGCAACAAATTCTGTTTTTAAGCATAACCTAAAAATCATTGAAGGTTATTCTAATCATACTCACATGGCAGCAGTCGAATGGATTTTGACCATGCAAGAAGGTTTAAAGTTAGTTGAACAGTTTCCAGAGGTTGTTTATCTACTTAAATATGAAGAATTAGTTGCTCAACCTGAAAATAGCCTCAGACAATTACTAGATTTTTGTGAGCTGCCATTTGATGAAAAAATGGTTTATTATGCTAAAAAAACTCTCAATAGCCGTCAAAATAATCGGATTTTTTCCTTATCACCTGAATTAGCTCCTCTATTTGAACAAACTATGACTGCACTAGGTTATTCTTGA
- a CDS encoding sulfotransferase family protein has protein sequence MSKIFKTDKPLVFIVGNSRSGTTMMGRIVGKHSEVFTFHELHFFEQLRTVQEQNDFTSESEAEQLAARLFCIQRDGYLNQKNPNRFLSEAKELVAKADAQNSTSASIFKEFLFYESAVNNKVIPCEQTPRNVFYINEILKLYPEAKIINMIRDPRDVLLSQKRKWKRRFLGAHKIPLREAIRSKINYHPIIISKLWNSSIYAADKFADHDQVYSLYFEELLKEPEVKVKEICDFIGISFNQDLLQVPQVGSSMGLDRPEQKGVDPTKTKHWQKGGLSKTEVFLCQQITKSLREKHGYYSTPTQSNPLKLIYSLISLPIQLTLILLVNFNRMRGLKEAIKKRLI, from the coding sequence ATGTCTAAAATATTCAAAACAGATAAACCATTAGTATTTATAGTTGGCAATAGCCGTAGTGGAACTACTATGATGGGGCGTATAGTGGGAAAACATTCGGAAGTTTTCACTTTTCATGAGCTACATTTTTTTGAACAACTGCGGACTGTACAAGAACAAAATGACTTTACTTCTGAAAGTGAAGCAGAGCAACTAGCCGCAAGATTATTTTGTATTCAACGAGATGGTTATCTTAACCAAAAAAATCCCAATCGCTTTTTATCAGAAGCCAAAGAGCTAGTTGCTAAAGCCGATGCACAAAATTCAACTTCAGCTAGTATATTTAAAGAGTTTTTATTTTATGAATCAGCTGTGAATAATAAAGTAATTCCTTGTGAACAAACTCCTCGAAATGTTTTTTATATTAATGAAATTCTCAAACTTTATCCAGAAGCAAAAATCATTAATATGATTCGTGACCCGCGCGATGTTCTTCTATCTCAGAAGCGGAAATGGAAACGACGTTTTTTGGGAGCTCATAAAATTCCTTTACGAGAAGCTATTCGCTCTAAAATCAACTATCATCCTATTATTATTAGCAAACTATGGAATTCTTCTATCTATGCGGCAGATAAATTTGCCGATCACGATCAAGTTTATTCGTTATATTTTGAAGAGTTATTAAAAGAACCAGAAGTTAAAGTTAAAGAGATTTGTGATTTTATTGGTATATCTTTTAATCAAGATTTATTGCAAGTTCCTCAGGTTGGTTCTTCTATGGGATTAGACCGACCAGAACAAAAAGGCGTTGACCCAACAAAAACAAAACACTGGCAGAAAGGTGGGTTGAGCAAAACAGAAGTATTTTTATGTCAGCAAATAACTAAAAGTCTTAGAGAAAAACACGGCTATTATTCTACTCCCACTCAATCTAATCCTTTGAAGTTAATTTATAGCCTAATCTCTCTGCCTATACAATTAACTTTGATATTACTTGTGAATTTTAATAGAATGCGAGGATTAAAAGAAGCAATTAAAAAACGTCTAATATAG